In a single window of the Micrococcaceae bacterium Sec5.7 genome:
- a CDS encoding LytTR family DNA-binding domain-containing protein has product MINVLVADDELPAIEELAFLLGKDDRIGIIHRASSGSEALRALEAESVDAVFLDIHMPAVSGLDIARVISRSSNPPAVVFVTADEDCALEAFELAAVDYLLKPVRAERLARSVGRISDLIRDGGVAPEMITVDLGGTTKMIRRDDVTYVQAQGDYARLHTADASYLIRVPLADLEQQWAEAGFIRTHRSYLIALKHVSHMKLAAARPSVTVAGAELPISRRHLPSVREKLETTRIRPQA; this is encoded by the coding sequence ATGATTAACGTCCTCGTCGCTGACGACGAGCTGCCGGCCATTGAAGAACTCGCCTTCCTGCTGGGCAAGGACGACCGGATCGGCATCATCCACCGCGCCTCGTCCGGTTCAGAAGCACTGCGGGCGCTGGAAGCCGAGTCCGTGGACGCAGTATTCCTCGACATCCATATGCCGGCAGTTTCCGGACTGGACATCGCCAGGGTTATTTCGCGCAGCAGCAACCCACCGGCTGTGGTGTTTGTGACGGCGGACGAGGACTGCGCGCTGGAGGCCTTCGAGCTGGCGGCCGTTGACTACCTGTTGAAGCCCGTGCGCGCAGAACGCCTGGCGCGTTCCGTCGGAAGGATCAGCGACTTGATCCGCGACGGCGGTGTGGCCCCGGAGATGATCACCGTGGATCTGGGCGGCACCACCAAAATGATCAGGCGCGACGACGTCACGTACGTTCAGGCGCAAGGAGACTATGCGCGCCTCCACACAGCAGACGCCAGCTACCTCATCCGGGTGCCTCTGGCAGATCTTGAACAGCAGTGGGCCGAGGCAGGGTTCATCCGGACTCACCGCTCCTACCTCATTGCGCTGAAGCATGTGAGTCACATGAAACTGGCTGCTGCCCGGCCCAGCGTGACCGTGGCCGGCGCCGAGCTCCCCATCAGCCGGCGTCACTTGCCCTCTGTCAGGGAGAAGCTGGAAACCACCCGGATCCGGCCTCAGGCATGA
- a CDS encoding cation acetate symporter, whose amino-acid sequence MNPAVGIAAFVGVSLATAVIGFYGLRISRTTGDFYVASRTVRPWWNASAIGGEYLSAASFLGVAGLILLSGTDALWFPVGYTAGYLMLLLFVAAPLRRSGAYTIPDFTEARLDSRPVRRVTSLVVVAVGWLYIVPQLHGAALTIRITTGLPAWVGSVAVVVVVCLTVVSGGMRSITFVQAFQYWLKLTALAVPILFIAFALAGAGSPAVAEPATNPTSLAPAGAYQNISLLVALLFGTLGLPHVLVRFYTNPDGQSARRTTLIVLGLLSVFYLFPTAYGMTGRMFAPELAQTGQADAVVLLLPGRLIGGTAGDLLSALVVAGAFAAFLSTTSGLVVSLAGVISQDVLGGSIRGFRLAAVISAMVPLGFAFMTDSLALAESVGLVFAFTASTLCPVLLLGIWWRGLTDTGAIAGMITGGGLCGGAMVAGALFGAAGTPFWLAQPAAWTVPAAFTVMILVSLATNDRVPRTITRVMTRLHTPERPLATER is encoded by the coding sequence GTGAATCCCGCAGTAGGTATCGCAGCCTTTGTCGGCGTCTCGCTGGCAACCGCCGTGATCGGTTTCTACGGGCTGCGGATTTCGCGGACCACGGGTGACTTCTATGTGGCCTCGCGGACCGTCAGGCCCTGGTGGAATGCCTCGGCAATTGGCGGCGAGTACCTGTCAGCGGCCAGCTTCCTGGGCGTGGCCGGGCTGATCCTGCTGTCCGGCACGGATGCCCTGTGGTTCCCTGTGGGTTACACGGCCGGCTATCTGATGCTGCTGCTTTTTGTGGCCGCCCCGCTGCGGCGGTCCGGCGCCTATACCATCCCGGACTTTACCGAGGCCCGGCTGGACTCCAGGCCTGTCCGGCGGGTCACAAGCCTGGTGGTGGTTGCGGTCGGCTGGCTGTACATTGTCCCGCAGCTTCATGGGGCGGCCCTCACCATCCGGATTACCACCGGCCTGCCCGCCTGGGTTGGGTCTGTGGCGGTTGTTGTTGTGGTGTGCCTGACAGTGGTGTCGGGCGGCATGCGCTCCATCACCTTTGTGCAGGCTTTCCAGTACTGGCTCAAGCTCACGGCCCTCGCCGTGCCCATACTTTTCATTGCCTTCGCGCTGGCAGGTGCAGGCTCCCCCGCCGTGGCCGAACCGGCCACCAATCCCACCAGCCTCGCGCCGGCGGGGGCGTACCAGAACATCTCGTTGCTGGTTGCTCTCCTGTTCGGAACGCTGGGACTCCCCCATGTCCTGGTGCGGTTCTACACCAACCCCGACGGCCAGTCGGCCCGGCGCACCACGCTGATTGTGCTTGGTCTGCTCTCCGTGTTCTATCTGTTTCCCACCGCCTACGGCATGACCGGACGTATGTTCGCGCCGGAGCTGGCCCAGACGGGGCAGGCTGATGCCGTGGTCCTGCTTCTGCCCGGGCGCCTGATCGGAGGAACAGCGGGTGACCTGCTGTCCGCCCTTGTGGTGGCCGGTGCGTTCGCGGCCTTCCTGTCCACCACCTCCGGCCTGGTGGTATCGCTGGCCGGTGTCATCAGCCAGGACGTGCTGGGCGGCAGCATCCGTGGTTTCCGGCTCGCAGCCGTCATCTCGGCAATGGTTCCGCTGGGCTTCGCCTTCATGACGGATTCCCTGGCCCTGGCCGAAAGCGTAGGGCTGGTATTCGCCTTCACGGCATCCACCCTCTGCCCGGTGCTCCTGCTGGGGATCTGGTGGCGGGGACTTACGGACACGGGAGCGATCGCCGGCATGATCACCGGCGGTGGGCTCTGCGGCGGCGCCATGGTGGCCGGGGCGCTCTTCGGAGCCGCCGGTACGCCGTTTTGGCTGGCGCAGCCTGCAGCCTGGACCGTTCCGGCTGCGTTCACCGTGATGATCCTGGTTTCGCTCGCCACCAACGACCGGGTACCGCGGACCATCACCAGGGTCATGACAAGACTCCACACCCCGGAAAGACCACTGGCGACGGAACGCTAA
- a CDS encoding DivIVA domain-containing protein has translation MTVDIQRQIPASFERVQRNEYGYNAKQVDQFLQRSRVSLETPKAAVHVIRSADVRAVSFDPVKGGYSAAAVDAALDRLEDAFARRERDELIAASGEETWLREIGKLSGILRGRLHRPDGERFRRPSKGKSRSYNTLDVDNLCVDLIGYLEDDKPLSVDNVRRAVFRPAVGKNGYEETQVDAFLDRVVELMAAID, from the coding sequence GTGACAGTGGATATTCAACGGCAGATTCCCGCGTCCTTTGAGCGCGTGCAGCGGAACGAATACGGTTACAACGCCAAGCAGGTGGATCAGTTCCTTCAGCGGTCCCGGGTTTCGCTGGAAACGCCGAAGGCCGCCGTCCACGTCATCAGGAGTGCCGATGTCAGGGCCGTGTCCTTTGACCCGGTCAAGGGAGGGTATTCCGCGGCAGCGGTGGACGCTGCCCTGGACCGGCTGGAAGATGCCTTTGCCCGGCGCGAGCGGGACGAACTCATCGCCGCGAGCGGTGAAGAGACCTGGCTGCGCGAGATCGGAAAACTCTCCGGCATTCTGCGCGGCCGGCTGCACCGGCCCGACGGGGAACGGTTCCGCCGCCCGTCGAAGGGCAAGTCGCGGAGCTACAACACCTTGGACGTCGACAACCTCTGCGTGGACCTGATCGGGTATCTGGAAGACGACAAACCCCTCAGCGTCGACAACGTCCGCCGTGCAGTATTCCGCCCGGCAGTGGGCAAGAACGGCTACGAAGAGACCCAGGTTGATGCCTTCCTGGACCGCGTTGTTGAACTGATGGCAGCCATCGACTGA
- a CDS encoding phosphatidate cytidylyltransferase, which yields MSQAQQAPGPRARKRGKPPRSNPTPKAGRNLPAAIAVGLAMLFAVLGGLLFLPLGFVAVTTAFAIFGVWEIFRALEANGTRLPVIPVMTGTIAMPFAAYFGGLESLLFAMLLSSIAVLLWRSIESASGSARSIFAGVFTLAWVPFLISFAALPLHAAGGPTPLGLWPRGTVPEGAWQIVVMLLLVVSNDTFGYLVGASLGKHPMAPKISPKKSWEGFGGSIAGAMVIGILASIFLLGKPWWVGAILAVGMVAAATAGDLAESMVKRELGIKDMSSILPGHGGVMDRLDSIVFASPVAFVLYALLAGA from the coding sequence ATGAGCCAGGCACAGCAGGCCCCCGGACCGCGGGCACGGAAGCGGGGCAAGCCGCCTCGCAGCAACCCCACCCCCAAGGCGGGAAGAAACCTTCCGGCGGCGATCGCCGTCGGGCTTGCCATGCTCTTTGCCGTGTTGGGCGGTCTGCTTTTTCTCCCGCTAGGCTTCGTCGCAGTAACCACCGCATTCGCGATATTCGGCGTCTGGGAGATCTTCCGGGCGCTTGAGGCAAATGGCACCCGGCTGCCTGTCATTCCCGTAATGACAGGGACCATAGCCATGCCGTTCGCGGCATACTTCGGCGGACTTGAAAGCCTGCTGTTCGCAATGCTGCTGAGCAGCATTGCGGTGCTGCTGTGGCGTTCCATAGAAAGCGCTTCAGGTTCCGCGCGCAGCATCTTCGCGGGCGTTTTTACACTGGCGTGGGTTCCGTTCCTGATCAGCTTCGCGGCGCTGCCCCTTCACGCGGCCGGCGGCCCGACTCCCCTTGGCCTCTGGCCCAGAGGTACGGTGCCGGAAGGCGCGTGGCAGATTGTGGTGATGCTGCTGCTGGTGGTCTCCAACGACACGTTCGGTTACCTCGTTGGGGCGTCGCTGGGCAAACATCCCATGGCCCCCAAGATCAGCCCCAAAAAATCATGGGAAGGGTTCGGCGGATCGATTGCCGGCGCCATGGTGATCGGCATCCTGGCGAGCATCTTCCTGCTGGGCAAGCCCTGGTGGGTCGGTGCGATCCTGGCTGTGGGCATGGTGGCCGCGGCTACGGCCGGGGACCTGGCCGAGTCCATGGTCAAGCGCGAACTCGGTATTAAGGACATGAGCAGCATCCTGCCCGGACACGGAGGGGTGATGGACCGGCTGGATTCGATCGTTTTTGCATCCCCCGTGGCTTTTGTCCTGTACGCCCTGTTGGCCGGAGCCTGA
- the frr gene encoding ribosome recycling factor codes for MIEETLLEAGDKMDKAVEVAKEDFASIRTGRATPGLYNKVTVEYYGTPTPLQQLASFAVPDARTILITPYDKTALRDIERALSDSEVGANPSNDGNVIRITIPDLTQERRKEYVKIVKTKGEDAKISIRNIRRKAKETLDKLVKDGDAGEDEGNRGEKELDAMTKQHVDGIDELLKRKEAELLEV; via the coding sequence GTGATCGAAGAAACCTTGCTCGAGGCCGGGGACAAGATGGACAAGGCAGTTGAGGTAGCCAAGGAAGACTTCGCCTCGATCCGTACGGGCCGGGCAACGCCGGGCCTGTACAACAAGGTGACTGTGGAGTACTACGGTACGCCCACCCCGTTGCAGCAGCTCGCCTCGTTCGCGGTTCCGGACGCCCGCACCATCCTGATCACGCCCTATGACAAGACGGCGCTGCGCGACATCGAACGTGCCCTGAGCGATTCCGAAGTCGGGGCCAACCCGTCCAACGACGGCAACGTTATCCGGATCACCATCCCGGACCTGACCCAGGAACGCCGCAAGGAATACGTCAAGATCGTCAAGACCAAGGGCGAAGACGCCAAGATCTCCATCCGCAACATCCGCCGCAAGGCTAAGGAAACGCTGGACAAGCTGGTCAAGGACGGCGACGCCGGCGAGGACGAAGGCAACCGGGGCGAAAAAGAACTCGACGCAATGACCAAGCAGCACGTTGACGGAATCGACGAGCTGCTTAAGCGCAAGGAAGCAGAGCTGCTCGAAGTCTGA
- the pyrH gene encoding UMP kinase — translation MESVNTSVQSEKSRRRVLLKLSGEVFGGGKLGVDPDTVRGVAKQIAAAVTEVEVAIVVGGGNFFRGAELSQSGMDRSRADYMGMLGTVMNCLALQDFLEQAGVETRVQSAITMGQVAEAYIPRRAIRHMEKGRVVIFGAGAGLPYFSTDTVAAQRALEVHADVVLMAKSGVDGVYTADPKKDPAAEKLDVLSYDDALRRDIRVMDQTAMTMCKDNKLSMVVFGMEGEGNVTRAILGEKLGTLVTP, via the coding sequence ATGGAATCCGTCAACACTTCAGTCCAGTCAGAGAAGAGCAGGCGCCGCGTTCTCCTGAAGCTGTCCGGCGAGGTCTTCGGTGGAGGGAAACTGGGCGTTGACCCGGATACTGTCCGCGGCGTCGCCAAGCAGATCGCAGCGGCGGTCACCGAGGTCGAGGTGGCGATCGTCGTCGGCGGCGGTAATTTCTTCCGTGGGGCCGAACTTTCCCAGAGCGGCATGGACCGTTCCCGGGCGGACTACATGGGCATGCTTGGCACCGTGATGAACTGCCTGGCACTGCAGGACTTCCTGGAGCAGGCAGGGGTGGAAACCCGCGTCCAGAGCGCCATCACCATGGGGCAGGTGGCAGAGGCCTACATTCCGCGCCGTGCCATCCGGCACATGGAGAAGGGCCGTGTTGTGATCTTCGGCGCAGGCGCCGGGCTCCCGTACTTTTCCACCGACACCGTTGCCGCCCAGCGTGCGCTGGAAGTCCACGCCGACGTTGTGCTGATGGCCAAGAGCGGTGTTGACGGTGTCTATACTGCGGATCCCAAGAAGGACCCCGCGGCGGAAAAGCTGGACGTCCTCAGTTACGACGACGCACTGCGCCGTGACATCCGGGTGATGGACCAGACGGCAATGACCATGTGCAAGGACAACAAGCTCTCCATGGTGGTCTTCGGGATGGAGGGTGAAGGAAACGTCACCCGCGCCATACTCGGTGAAAAGCTGGGCACCCTGGTCACCCCGTAG